The genomic window ACTCCAAATCAAACCTTCCTCGCGATCGGGCCCCTACTTTTTCGATTTCTCACGATTCTCTTCTTCAATGATCCTGAGGAGGTAGTTGATATCCATTTTGTCCGACGGACGGATCGTGTTTTTAGTTCTGATCAATGTCTGTTTTCCAACAACGGGAATCCTCACACCATCAAGCTCTACCCATTGAAGGGACCGTTTTGCCTCGTCAAAAGTGACCCCGCATGCAGAAGCTAACAAATCAACTACGTACTCGTCTCCAATCCTAACCACTGTGTATCGTTGGACATCATCATCCTCAATCTCATGTGCGGCATTATCTGGTAAATGACCCATCGCCTCTTTGATTTTTTTTATATTTTCTGTCGAAGGATCAACGAGCAGATCGATATCTTTTGTGGTGCGAGCAGCACCGTGCAGGATAACGGCAAATCCGCCAATAACGGCGTATTTTGCCCCACGCTCGTTTAGGTATCGGCAAAGATCTACAAGGTCTTCAAGCTTCGGCGCACGTGAGTTCTTGCGATCATTTTGGTCATCCATTCGTCCGCTTCCTCAAATGTTTTGAATCGATAGACTCCTCTTGGAACAAGGGCATCACCACGAATCTGATTCAGTGTTTTCTGCAAGATCCGCGCATCTTCAATCGGGTTTTCACGACCCTTTCGCTTGGTCACAATCTTCATCGTCATGTCCAGAGAATAAGGTAGCACCTCTTCGAAGTCAAACCTTCCTCGCCATCGGGTGCCTCCGTCCCATTCCGAACGCCTTTGAGGTCACTCGAATGCCAGGCGCTGCCTGGCGCCGCTTGTATTCATTCTGGTCGACACGACGGATAACCCAACGAACTGTCATTTTTGGGAAACCAAGCGCGACGATTTCATCCTCTGACTTCTGTTCTTCAACATAAGCCTTCAAAATCGAATCCAAAACCTCATAAGGAGGGAGGGTATCCTGATCGGTCTGATTTGGCCTAAGCTCGGCTGTCGGGGCCTTGGCAAAAATTCTCTCAGGGATAACCTCCTGCCTTCTGTTGATCCAACGAGAGAGCTGATAGACCATCTGCTTTGGAAGATCGGAAAGTGCGGCCAGTCCGCCACTCATATCACCGTAGAGGGTACAATAACCGACCGCCAACTCTGATTTGTTACCCGTCGTCAAGACCAGGTAACCATGACGATTGGAAAGGGTCATGAGGAGATTACCGCGAATCCGTGCCTGAAGGTTTTCATCCGCAAGATCGGGAGATTTGTCCACACGCCGGAACAGTTGACGATAGGAGCGGTAAACCGAGTTAATGGAAATCAGTTGTGATGAAATCCCCAGATTTTTGATCAGTTTTTTTGCATCCTCAAGGCTCTCATGACCGGTATAAGGAGACGGCATGACAACACCGAGGACATTCTTTGGCCCCAACGCCTTTGCCGCTAGCGTTGCTGTGAGCGCCGAATCAATCCCTCCGGAAATCCCCAGCGCCACCTTTTTGAAACCACATTTTTTGGCATAATCCCTGATTCCTAACAGGAGGGCATGAAAGAGCGATTCCAAATCTTCCATCGCCTCCAATTCCCCCTCGCCCCCATTGGGGGGATTTTGCATATCGACAATCACCAGGTCCTCCTGAAACGCCTTCCCGCTGGCGATCACCTCCCCTTGCGCACTGATGGCAAGGGATCTCCCATCAAAAACAAGCTCATCATTTCCGCCGACAAGATTTACAAAAAAGAGGGGGAGGCGGTGTCGGACCGCATGGGCACGAAGAAGCTCCTCCCTCATCTTCTCCTTCCCTACGGAATAAGGGGAGCAGGAGAGATTTAAAAAAAAATCCGCGCCGGATTTGGCCTGTTCTTCCAAAGGGTCTTTGGAATAAAGACGCCTCTGCCAAAGCCGCTCGTCGCTCCAGTAGTCTTCACAAATGGAGATCCCTATCTTTTGATGCCAAGACCAGAGACCGGTTTCGGTCCCCGGTTCAAAATAGCGGGTCTCGTCAAAGACATCATAGCTCGGCAGAAGATTCTTGAAGTAGTGTCCACGAATCTGCCCCCCCTCCAGGAGGGCCGCCGCATTAAAGAGAGATTTTCCACTCCCTCCCCGGTTCCTCTCCAGATACCCGACAACGACAGCAATCCCGGTGGCTGAGGAGGCTATGAGATCCAACGCCTGGAGATTTTTTTCGATGAACGACGGCCTCTCCAGAAGATCACGTGGCGGATAACCGGTCGTTGTCATCTCCGGAAAGGCGATCAGATCAACTTTTTTTTCTTTCGCACGATGGACGAAAGAGACAACCTTCTTAACCGTGGCCTGAAAATCGCCAATCCTCGTGTTGATCTGGGCCAGTGCTATTTTCACAAAACACCTGATGCCTTCCAATGCCTGATCTGCCTTGTTCCAAAACCAAGTGATCTAAGAATTTTAACGTTGTCCCTCCCCATAGTGGGAAGTTTCTTTCTCCTGGAAACCCCGCACGCCTCTCCAACATCAAAAACAGGTGAGAGGCAAAAATCAAATTTTCTCTCCAAACGCTCCCACTCATTCATTCGCCGGGAACTAAAAATTTTGGCAAGCCCCGTTCCATGTCTCTGCCTCACTCTGTTGACTCCCTGACCAATGGCACCCGAAAAATTTCTGATAAATTTGGGCTCCAGGGGGGCAAAGGCGATATGCCGCTGATCTTTGGTTTTATACACACGATAATGGGGGAGTTTTTTTAGGGGGTTAATAACCCCCTCAGAAGAACAACCGGTTGCCCGGTACAGACACGCCATCTCTTTTCCCGATTCTTCCAGAGAAATGTCCAACCATTCCCCGCGGCCTGTCCGCTGGCGCCCCAGCAAGGCGGCTAGAATGCTTGAGACCGCCCGATAACCAGCCACCAGATCGGTGATCTGAAAATCGGGGATCACCGGCTTTCCCTTCGCATCATGAATCAGAGAGAGAAGCCCTGAAAGGGCAAGATAATTCAGGTCATGACCCGCCAGGCGTCTGTTCCGCCCCTTTTGTCCACTGCCACTAATAGAGCAAAGAATGATCCGCCGATGAGACCGCCGAAGGTTCCGATAAGAAAGATCCAGTTTTGCGAGTATCCCGGGTCGAAAATTTTCAATGAGAACATCCGCACGCCGGACCAGTTTCTCAAAGATTTTTTTCCCGCAGGGATGTTTGAGGTTCAGTGTCAAAAACTCCTTTCCCTCGTGAAGCTCCTGAAAATGCCCCAGATCGACAAATTCCTTTCCCCCGGTCAGGGCACGGTAGTAGTCACCCACATCCGGTTGTTCCACCTTGATGACGCGAGCACCAAGCCTTTTAAGAAGAAGAGAGGCAAAACCACCCGGAAGGAGGCGGGAGATGTCGATAACCGTAATGCCCTTGAGAGGTTTCAAAAAATTTTTTGTAGCTTGAGGGCCTGTCCCATATTCCCCTGGACCTTGAGCTTGCCCGTCATAAAGGCCATTTGGGGGTTGAGCTGACCCGAGATCATTTTTAAAAAGTTTTCGTCGGAGATCTTGATCGTACACGTCGCCTTGTCAGAGATCCCTGACTGAATCGTTCCCCCCGGCACAGTCAAATCAAGGGTCCAACAACCACCCTGATCTCCCGAAATATCAAACTGATAGATCGCGTTGATTTGAGAGAGGCTCTCCCTCCTCGTCTCAAGATTTTGGGGGATCTGTTTCTCAAAATATTCCTTTGGTGTCATACATCCTCCTTAAAAAGTCAGGCCAGTCCTGCTTGTTTTTCGGCCATCTCGCCCAAATAGGGGACCTTCCACCGCTCCCCCTGGTACGCCTTGATCATTGAAATAATCCAGAGGACCATGGCCAGTAGGACAAGAAACGGAATCAAGAGGCCGAACGTCCAACCCAAAAATCCGGCAACCAACCCCATCATCCACGAAAGAATCGCCAGAAAAAAATAGGAGGCCCAAAAGCAGAGCGACAGAAGAAGGGACTGCCAAACATGAAATTGGATCTCCTTGTTCTCCTTCTCCAGAAACATGAAGACGAGACTGGTGAATGGACTAGCAATATAACAAAGCATACCGGCAATATTTGGCGCCAGACCGGTCCCCTTGGTTCCCTCAATCCCACTCGACATATAGGTCCACCCTATTCCCTGTAAAGTTGCGACAGGACATCCTTGTACTTCTCACTCACAAACCTTCTCTTCACCTTGAGCGTTGGGGTCAACTCTCCCGACTCCTGGCTGAAATCTCCCTCCAAAATGGCAAATTTTTTGATCGTTTCAAAACTTGCCAATTTTCTGTTCTTCTCTTCAATTGATTTCTGGATCAAGGCGTAAATCTTAGGATGCCGGGTCAGTTCACTAAAATCGCCAAATGAAATTCCTGTGGAATGCGCATACTTCTCCACCTGATCACGATTGAGCGTCACGAGGGCCGAGAGGTACTTCCGTTTGTCCCCATGAACAACGACCTGACTGATGTAAGGAACCATTTTGAGTATGTTCTCAATATTCTGCGGTGCTACATTCTTCCCGCCAGCCGTTACAATGATATCCTTCTTCCGATCGGTAATTTTTAGGAAGCCATCCATATCAAATTCACCAATATCCCCCGTGTGAAACCAGCCGTCTGGTGTCAACACCTCACGGGTCGCCTCCGGTTTTTTGTAGTACCCCTGAAAAATCACCGGTCCACGAACCAGAATTTCGCCATCGGGGGCGATCTTCTCCTCAACCCCCTCAACCACCGGCCCCACAAAACCAAACTTGAAGCCGTCTGGCCGATTGCAGTTGATCGCTGCCGTTGTCTCCGTAAGACCATACCCTTCGAGGATCAGAATCCCGGCCGCGTCGAAAAATTCACCGATCTCCTGGGAGAGCGGTGCTCCTCCTGAAATCGTAAAGAGAACCCTCCCGCCCAACCGGGCCTTGAGCTTCTTAAAGACAAGGAGAGAGGCAAGCTTATGTTGGAATTGCAAAAGAAGGGGAAGTCGCTTTCTCTGCTGACGACGCTGACTCACGTCACGCCCAACGGAGGTGGCCCAGTGGAAGATCCACTGCTTGAGCTTGGAGCCTGATTTGACCTGCGCATGAATCCGTTCGTAGACCTTTTCGAAAATCCTTGGCACCGCCACAAAGAAGTGCGGCCGAATCTCGGCCAGATTATCAACCAGCTTCTCAATGCTTTCCGCATAGGCCTGAACAAATCCAACCTTCAGATGGAAGAACTGGAGGGCACGAGCCACAATATGGGCGAGCGGCAAAAAGAGAAGGCTCTCATAATTTTGTTCGATCTTGAGAACCTTTTCCAGAGACCCTACCTCAGCCATAAAATTTTTGTGGGTCAGGATCACTCCCTTGGGATTACCGGTCGTCCCGGAGGTATAAACATAAGTGGCCACATCGGTGGACTTGATCTGCTCAACCCCTTTTCTCCAGGAGGCCTGATCCCCCCTCTGGATCATGATCTCCGACCAGGTCACGACTGATTTTCCTGACGATTGGCCGGAAATGAGCAAGACCGAAACTGTTTTGTTCTCGGAACGAACCTTCTTCAGGAGATCGAGATTTTCGACAATTACAACCCCCGCCTCCGAATCTTTAATAATATAAGCGGCCTGCTCCACGGTGTTGGACTGGTAAATCGGGACCGTAATCGCACCGATGGAGAGGATTCCTAAATCGGATAAGGTCCATTCCACCCGGGTGGAGGAATAAAGGGCAACGGCATCCCCTTTTTTAACCCCGATCGACTGAAGACCACAGCCAATCTTCATGACCCGCTCTGCAGCCTCAATCCAGGAAAGTGCCTTCCAGACCTCTCCCTCCTTGTACCGAAAACAGGGCTTGCTTTTCAACAACTCGGCGGTTTTTAGAAATATCTGGACAAGATTTCGCTCCGACATCGGACCAATTTATAGGGTTGTCACACAAGGTTGTCTAGGGGAATTTAGCCCTCTCCCCTTGGCCTGCCCTGAGCGAACCTGTCCTGAGCATCGTCGAAGGAGCCGAAGGGCGGGTGAGGGGAAAAATTAGTACCCCCACTGCAACAGAAACAGATCCGGGACCCATTCGCAGAAGGGGGGTGTTTTTTCAAAATCGACAATGATCAAGGCAAAGGAACCGGCTTGGTCAACAATCTTTTTCGAGGCGTAATACTGCTGGGCAACACGTGAAATATGAAGCTGTTTCGGATACGGTACGAGCTCATAAGGTGAGACCCCTTCAAGAGAGCGACGACTCTTGACCTCTACAAAATAAAGGGCCTTCTCTTTTTCGGCAATCAAGTCGATCTCGCCTAAACGACATCGATAATTTCGTTCCCTAATCTGAAAACCCCGGTTTTTGAGGAACTGAACCGCCTCCTCTTCCCCTTCCCTCCCCAGCTTTTTCTTTAAGAAATCCGGTTGCATGTTCATTTGATCCTTGCTAGCAGGACAATCCTCTATGGCAAGGATTTGTCATTACTGCAACAAAAGGCGGCTCGTTGGCAACAACGTCAGCCATGCCAACAACAAGACCAAAAAGGTCTCTTATCCCAATCTTCAGCGGGTTCGGGCTCTGATTGAAGGGGCCGTTCGGAAGGTCTATGCCTGTACGCGTTGCATTCGCTCTGGATCTGTTCAGAAGGCAGCCTGAGCAAGCCAGCTCAATTTAGCATGTGAAAATGAGTGCCGTTGGTGAAATCTCTTTTTGACCGATAACCAGTCAACGGAGTTGTACTCTACCCCTTGGCGACCGAGTGGAAGGAGCGATACCTCAACCCGTTTCTCTTGGCCAGAATGAAGCGTGAATGTAAACCCAAGAGAAAAACCGGCGGCAGAGAGGTTTTTGGAATAAGAGAGAACCAAAAGTGCGATAAGGACTGTTAAGAAAACGATCGGTCGACGGGACATGTTCCTTGTAGGAGCAAAGAACATGCCAACAGCCGTTTGCTAACCGTCCAATAAGTCTCTATTTTTTAAGACAAATTTGAACCACCTCCAAAAAATGGGGAGAAGAGTCCCAAAACAGAGGGCCAGAAGACCTTAGCAGTCTGTTGACAAAGGGGTTTGAAAGAACGAAGTAGATGGGCCTTTGTCAACATCCTGTTAGGAGGAGAGATTATTTTTACTCTCCAATAAGCTTCAAACCAACACCACTGGCAAGCAAGACGCCGCTGGTGATAAGAGTTGCCTCATTAATACCACTCACACCTTTTCTGTTAATGAAAATGAGCAATCCAGCCGCAGCGACCGTAACGACATCTCCCACGATTACCATAACGTTCTTCTTCTTCCGTTCCGGATCTGTCTCCTTCTTGTACTTCCAGACATTGGCGGCCAACCCGACGACGGCCGAGGCAATGCCGATGTAACGAGTCCATTTTGCAAGCCGGTCAAGATAAATGGCACTTTGGCCAAAACTTCTGCTCGCTGTTACCTGCGATACGGCTGAAGTGGCCCACAGGCCTGGTGTCGCCAAGGCGGCAACGTAACCGATATCCATATTCCCCCCTTTTGTTGATGGAAACTGCTCTGCAGAGTCCCCCTCTGCAAATTTTTCACGCGGAGGATCGATTAAAATTTAGGTTGGTTGCTAAAAAAATCAGGATCTCACACGATCGACCGAGATGACACCTCTGACCTTCTCGAGCGCCTTCATGAGATGATGAAGGTGACCCAAATCCTGGATACCAACCTCAAAGGTGTTCATCGATTTTTGGTCACCAATCGAGTAGCAGGTCGCCTGGGTGATGTTAACCCCTTCTGCAGAGATCGATTTGCTGATCTCCGCCAACAATCCCGGTTTGTCGACGCAAACAACACGAATCTTGGTGGAGATCGGAACCTTCTCCTTCAAGTCCCAGGAGACCGGTATCCGTCGTGCCGGGTCGGTCGCCAAGACCTTGCTACAGGAGATCGAGTGAACCTTCACCCCCTGTCCACGTGTGATAAAGCCGACAATGGAATCCCCGGGAATCGGATTGCAACATTTTCCAAGCGAAACAAGGATGTCATCCTGACCATCCACACGAACGACCCCCTTTGACTTGAGAAAACCTTTTTTGATCAGCTGAAAAAGCCGTGATTCCTTATCCTCTTCCCCCTCCTTGGCCGTTACCAGTTTTTCGGGTGGGACCAACGCTGAGACAACTTGGAAAGGGGTGATCCGGCCATAACCGACCATCGTCTGAAGATGTTCCAGATTCTTGTACCCCTTCTCGCAAAGCAGCTTCTCAAAAGCCACCCCCTTGAAAAAAGGAGGGCTCTCGAGTCCATGCCGCACAAATTCCCTCTCCAGAAGATCACGCCCCAAGCCGCTCACCCTTTCTATCTGCTCTTCACGAATGAACTGACGGATCTTCGCCTTGGCCCGTGAGGTTCCAACAAACTTGAGCCAGTCCTTGGAAGGCTTGTGGCCGGAACTCGTCAGGACCTCCACGGTGTCACCACTTCGGAGCTGGTAGCGGAGCGGAACGATCCGTCCGTTGACACGCGCCCCGACACATTGATGCCCGACATGCGTGTGGACCGCGTAGGCAAAATCGACGGGGGTCGAGCCACGAGGGAATTCCTTCAGATCCCCCTTGGGAGTAAAAACATAAACATCATTCTGAAAGAGATCGAGCTTGACGGTGTCCAGGTATTCAGCCGGATCGGACAACTCCTTCTGCCACTCCATGAAACGACGGATCCAGCGAAACTTCACCTCATCCTTCGTATCAATTTCTCCTCCCTCCTTGTATCTCCAGTGAGAGGCGATGCCCCATTCCGCTATCTCGTCCATCTCTTTGGTACGAATCTGAAACTCCATCCTCTGACCTTTTGCATCAATCACGGTGGTATGAAGCGACTGATAATTGTTGATCTTGGGAATCCCGATATAGTCCTTGAAACGTCCGGGGACAGGCCTCCAGAGATAATGAATGACGCCCAGGGTCTCATAACACTGGGGGATCGTCTCCACGATAACACGGAACGCAATCACATCATGCATCTGATCAAAGGTAATCGACTGCTGCTCCATCTTTCGATAAATACTATAGAGGTGCTTGACGCGCCCCTTGATATCGGCATGAATTCCGTACTCGAGCATTTTCTTTGTCAGGAGTTCGTGAATCTCTCCCATGAAAGAGGTGCTCTTCTTCTCCAGCTCATCAACCCTGTCTTTTAAATCCCCCCAGACATCCGGCTTCAGATAGCGAAGGCTCAAATTTTCAAGCTCGGAACGGACCTCCTGGATCCCCAACCGGGCCGCAATCGGGGCATAAATGTCGAGCGTTTCCTGGGCGATCTTGATCTGTCTCTCCTCGGAAAGAAAATTGAGCGTCCTCATGTTATGCAATCGGTCCGCCAATTTGACGAGGATAACACGAATATCCTCCGCCATCGCCATGAACATCTTTCTGA from Deltaproteobacteria bacterium includes these protein-coding regions:
- a CDS encoding nucleotidyltransferase; translation: MDDQNDRKNSRAPKLEDLVDLCRYLNERGAKYAVIGGFAVILHGAARTTKDIDLLVDPSTENIKKIKEAMGHLPDNAAHEIEDDDVQRYTVVRIGDEYVVDLLASACGVTFDEAKRSLQWVELDGVRIPVVGKQTLIRTKNTIRPSDKMDINYLLRIIEEENREKSKK
- a CDS encoding NAD+ synthase, with amino-acid sequence MKIALAQINTRIGDFQATVKKVVSFVHRAKEKKVDLIAFPEMTTTGYPPRDLLERPSFIEKNLQALDLIASSATGIAVVVGYLERNRGGSGKSLFNAAALLEGGQIRGHYFKNLLPSYDVFDETRYFEPGTETGLWSWHQKIGISICEDYWSDERLWQRRLYSKDPLEEQAKSGADFFLNLSCSPYSVGKEKMREELLRAHAVRHRLPLFFVNLVGGNDELVFDGRSLAISAQGEVIASGKAFQEDLVIVDMQNPPNGGEGELEAMEDLESLFHALLLGIRDYAKKCGFKKVALGISGGIDSALTATLAAKALGPKNVLGVVMPSPYTGHESLEDAKKLIKNLGISSQLISINSVYRSYRQLFRRVDKSPDLADENLQARIRGNLLMTLSNRHGYLVLTTGNKSELAVGYCTLYGDMSGGLAALSDLPKQMVYQLSRWINRRQEVIPERIFAKAPTAELRPNQTDQDTLPPYEVLDSILKAYVEEQKSEDEIVALGFPKMTVRWVIRRVDQNEYKRRQAAPGIRVTSKAFGMGRRHPMARKV
- a CDS encoding CoA transferase, with translation MKPLKGITVIDISRLLPGGFASLLLKRLGARVIKVEQPDVGDYYRALTGGKEFVDLGHFQELHEGKEFLTLNLKHPCGKKIFEKLVRRADVLIENFRPGILAKLDLSYRNLRRSHRRIILCSISGSGQKGRNRRLAGHDLNYLALSGLLSLIHDAKGKPVIPDFQITDLVAGYRAVSSILAALLGRQRTGRGEWLDISLEESGKEMACLYRATGCSSEGVINPLKKLPHYRVYKTKDQRHIAFAPLEPKFIRNFSGAIGQGVNRVRQRHGTGLAKIFSSRRMNEWERLERKFDFCLSPVFDVGEACGVSRRKKLPTMGRDNVKILRSLGFGTRQIRHWKASGVL
- a CDS encoding SCP2 sterol-binding domain-containing protein; its protein translation is MTPKEYFEKQIPQNLETRRESLSQINAIYQFDISGDQGGCWTLDLTVPGGTIQSGISDKATCTIKISDENFLKMISGQLNPQMAFMTGKLKVQGNMGQALKLQKIF
- a CDS encoding DUF4870 domain-containing protein, which translates into the protein MSSGIEGTKGTGLAPNIAGMLCYIASPFTSLVFMFLEKENKEIQFHVWQSLLLSLCFWASYFFLAILSWMMGLVAGFLGWTFGLLIPFLVLLAMVLWIISMIKAYQGERWKVPYLGEMAEKQAGLA
- a CDS encoding long-chain fatty acid--CoA ligase; the encoded protein is MSERNLVQIFLKTAELLKSKPCFRYKEGEVWKALSWIEAAERVMKIGCGLQSIGVKKGDAVALYSSTRVEWTLSDLGILSIGAITVPIYQSNTVEQAAYIIKDSEAGVVIVENLDLLKKVRSENKTVSVLLISGQSSGKSVVTWSEIMIQRGDQASWRKGVEQIKSTDVATYVYTSGTTGNPKGVILTHKNFMAEVGSLEKVLKIEQNYESLLFLPLAHIVARALQFFHLKVGFVQAYAESIEKLVDNLAEIRPHFFVAVPRIFEKVYERIHAQVKSGSKLKQWIFHWATSVGRDVSQRRQQRKRLPLLLQFQHKLASLLVFKKLKARLGGRVLFTISGGAPLSQEIGEFFDAAGILILEGYGLTETTAAINCNRPDGFKFGFVGPVVEGVEEKIAPDGEILVRGPVIFQGYYKKPEATREVLTPDGWFHTGDIGEFDMDGFLKITDRKKDIIVTAGGKNVAPQNIENILKMVPYISQVVVHGDKRKYLSALVTLNRDQVEKYAHSTGISFGDFSELTRHPKIYALIQKSIEEKNRKLASFETIKKFAILEGDFSQESGELTPTLKVKRRFVSEKYKDVLSQLYRE
- a CDS encoding YraN family protein translates to MQPDFLKKKLGREGEEEAVQFLKNRGFQIRERNYRCRLGEIDLIAEKEKALYFVEVKSRRSLEGVSPYELVPYPKQLHISRVAQQYYASKKIVDQAGSFALIIVDFEKTPPFCEWVPDLFLLQWGY
- a CDS encoding 50S ribosomal protein L28, translating into MARICHYCNKRRLVGNNVSHANNKTKKVSYPNLQRVRALIEGAVRKVYACTRCIRSGSVQKAA
- a CDS encoding bifunctional (p)ppGpp synthetase/guanosine-3',5'-bis(diphosphate) 3'-pyrophosphohydrolase, yielding MIRLEDILDELHSYNPEADLDLIRKAYVFSAKVHQGQLRMSGEPYLIHPLEVASILAKMRLDAPSIATGLLHDTVEDTFVTLDEVRQLFGKTIARLVDGVTKLSQINFVSKEEKQAENFRKMFMAMAEDIRVILVKLADRLHNMRTLNFLSEERQIKIAQETLDIYAPIAARLGIQEVRSELENLSLRYLKPDVWGDLKDRVDELEKKSTSFMGEIHELLTKKMLEYGIHADIKGRVKHLYSIYRKMEQQSITFDQMHDVIAFRVIVETIPQCYETLGVIHYLWRPVPGRFKDYIGIPKINNYQSLHTTVIDAKGQRMEFQIRTKEMDEIAEWGIASHWRYKEGGEIDTKDEVKFRWIRRFMEWQKELSDPAEYLDTVKLDLFQNDVYVFTPKGDLKEFPRGSTPVDFAYAVHTHVGHQCVGARVNGRIVPLRYQLRSGDTVEVLTSSGHKPSKDWLKFVGTSRAKAKIRQFIREEQIERVSGLGRDLLEREFVRHGLESPPFFKGVAFEKLLCEKGYKNLEHLQTMVGYGRITPFQVVSALVPPEKLVTAKEGEEDKESRLFQLIKKGFLKSKGVVRVDGQDDILVSLGKCCNPIPGDSIVGFITRGQGVKVHSISCSKVLATDPARRIPVSWDLKEKVPISTKIRVVCVDKPGLLAEISKSISAEGVNITQATCYSIGDQKSMNTFEVGIQDLGHLHHLMKALEKVRGVISVDRVRS